The proteins below are encoded in one region of uncultured Eubacteriales bacterium:
- a CDS encoding conserved hypothetical protein (Evidence 4 : Homologs of previously reported genes of unknown function): MNERPNILMIMADQFRLTTLDGMGDNIPTPNIKRIMDRGVVFTQGCCSCPLCTPSRASLATGRYPSRCGVPVHDAVLSPEQPTYYQALRKAGYRVGLAGKSDLHKADKYCGVNGNLPSMYEYGFTDPFETEGKMNCAWISYREDGSKRLMGAYQKYLDKRGLLETINADYKAYMWEKPRYYAAPSVLPDEDFQDTFIGRAACDWLSRVEDDAPWHYFVSFAGPHNPWDPPREDYEFFRDASFPPPLADSLEGKPEWVKRRAAKQTGGMTAEQAQNVRRCYAASVRVVDRWVGELLDVLDQRGLADHTVVMFCADHGELLGDHGLFEKKAMYEASVRIPLVVSAPWMTERRDSEALAQLMDLAPTCLELAGAAYDEREMDARSLLPLLRGEDGPAAQPHEVQISELLNCQMVYDGRYKWIRSWNDQDELYDLQEDPDELNNIIGEHPEVTKRLLAYTFRQ; encoded by the coding sequence ATGAACGAGCGGCCCAATATTTTGATGATCATGGCGGACCAGTTTCGCCTGACCACGCTGGACGGCATGGGAGATAACATTCCCACCCCCAACATCAAGCGCATCATGGACAGGGGTGTGGTATTCACACAGGGGTGCTGCTCCTGCCCGCTGTGCACGCCCAGCCGGGCGTCCCTGGCCACGGGCAGATACCCCAGCCGCTGCGGGGTGCCTGTCCATGACGCCGTGCTGTCCCCGGAGCAGCCCACCTATTACCAGGCGCTGCGCAAGGCGGGGTACCGAGTAGGGCTCGCAGGGAAGAGCGACCTGCACAAGGCCGACAAATACTGCGGAGTGAACGGAAATTTGCCCTCCATGTATGAGTACGGCTTTACCGATCCTTTCGAGACCGAGGGGAAGATGAACTGCGCCTGGATCAGCTACCGGGAGGACGGCAGCAAGCGCCTGATGGGCGCTTACCAGAAGTACCTGGACAAGAGGGGACTGCTGGAGACCATCAACGCAGACTATAAGGCCTATATGTGGGAAAAGCCCCGCTACTATGCCGCCCCCAGCGTGCTGCCCGATGAGGACTTTCAGGACACGTTCATCGGCCGGGCCGCCTGCGATTGGCTCAGCCGTGTGGAGGACGACGCGCCCTGGCACTATTTCGTCAGTTTCGCCGGGCCCCATAACCCGTGGGACCCTCCCCGGGAGGACTATGAATTTTTCCGGGACGCCTCTTTCCCGCCCCCGCTGGCCGACAGCCTGGAGGGTAAGCCCGAGTGGGTAAAGCGCCGGGCCGCCAAGCAGACCGGCGGCATGACAGCGGAGCAGGCCCAGAATGTGCGCCGGTGCTATGCCGCAAGCGTCCGGGTGGTCGACCGCTGGGTGGGGGAGCTGCTGGACGTCCTCGATCAACGCGGCCTTGCGGATCATACAGTGGTGATGTTCTGCGCCGACCACGGGGAGCTGCTGGGCGATCATGGCCTTTTTGAAAAAAAGGCCATGTACGAGGCCAGCGTGCGCATCCCTCTGGTGGTGAGCGCGCCATGGATGACCGAGCGGCGGGACAGCGAGGCGCTGGCCCAGCTTATGGACCTGGCCCCGACCTGCCTTGAGCTTGCGGGCGCGGCTTACGATGAGCGGGAGATGGATGCCCGGAGCCTGCTGCCACTGCTGCGGGGCGAGGACGGACCGGCTGCGCAGCCCCACGAGGTGCAGATCAGCGAGCTGCTGAACTGCCAGATGGTGTACGATGGCCGGTATAAGTGGATCCGCAGCTGGAATGACCAGGACGAGCTGTACGACCTTCAGGAGGACCCCGACGAGCTGAACAACATCATTGGGGAGCACCCCGAGGTGACAAAGCGGCTTCTGGCCTACACCTTCCGGCAGTAA
- a CDS encoding ABC-type sugar transport system, ATPase component yields MPEKGEVLVEVKDMCKNFGVTIALSHVDFVVKTGEIRGLIGENGSGKSTVSSIIAGLQPPSSGEMRYKGQPWSPKDVLSAQESGIGMIVQEAGTIANISVAENIFLGSYKKFKTGPMVSKKTMVAEARKALEKIGVTNINPALPTRMYDMQERKLIEIAKCMYSDPELLIVDETTTALSQHGRDIIYKIMHDMADAGKAVMIISHDLNEMMEQCDTLTVLRDGVIIDNIARADFDPDDIKQKMVGREIKGHYYRVDMDGYGDEVVLKADCITTMQSLLCFDLELHKQEILGIGGLSDCGMHTVGRALYGLEQVVDGRVVITNGGTVVKNAQVAFKNSLGYVSKNRDTESLELNASIYNNIASTGYDKNKVGPFISGRKEKVYVDRQIKALMIKCQNAHQPVRALSGGNKQKVVFGKWCADDADILILDCPTRGVDIGVKAAMYQLIYDMKQQGKSIIMISEELPELMGMCDRLLIMRDGQVSGEFFREDGYDDRTLIEYMI; encoded by the coding sequence ATGCCGGAGAAAGGTGAGGTCCTGGTCGAAGTAAAAGACATGTGCAAAAACTTCGGCGTGACCATTGCGCTGTCCCATGTGGATTTCGTGGTGAAAACCGGCGAAATCCGAGGGCTGATCGGCGAGAACGGCTCAGGCAAATCCACGGTTTCTTCCATCATTGCGGGGCTTCAGCCGCCCAGCAGCGGCGAGATGCGCTACAAGGGCCAGCCGTGGAGCCCCAAGGATGTGCTGAGCGCCCAGGAATCAGGCATCGGCATGATCGTTCAGGAGGCGGGAACCATTGCCAATATCTCGGTGGCCGAGAACATCTTCCTGGGCAGCTATAAAAAGTTCAAAACAGGTCCTATGGTCAGCAAGAAGACCATGGTGGCAGAGGCTCGCAAGGCGCTGGAGAAGATCGGCGTCACCAACATTAACCCCGCCCTGCCCACCCGCATGTACGACATGCAGGAGCGCAAACTGATCGAGATCGCAAAGTGTATGTACAGCGACCCGGAGCTGCTGATCGTGGACGAAACCACCACGGCGCTAAGCCAGCATGGACGCGACATCATCTACAAGATCATGCACGACATGGCCGACGCGGGCAAGGCTGTGATGATCATCAGCCACGATCTGAACGAGATGATGGAGCAGTGCGACACACTGACGGTGCTGCGGGACGGCGTGATCATCGATAATATCGCCAGGGCGGACTTCGATCCGGACGACATCAAGCAGAAGATGGTGGGCCGGGAGATTAAAGGGCACTACTACCGCGTGGACATGGACGGCTACGGTGACGAGGTGGTATTGAAAGCCGACTGCATTACCACCATGCAGAGTCTGCTGTGTTTCGACCTGGAGCTGCACAAGCAGGAGATTCTGGGCATCGGCGGCCTGTCCGACTGCGGCATGCACACCGTGGGCCGCGCGCTGTACGGCCTTGAACAAGTGGTGGACGGCCGGGTGGTTATCACAAACGGCGGCACCGTGGTGAAAAACGCGCAGGTGGCATTTAAAAACAGCTTGGGCTACGTGTCCAAGAACCGCGATACCGAGAGCCTGGAGCTGAACGCCTCTATTTATAACAACATTGCCTCCACCGGGTACGACAAGAACAAGGTGGGACCTTTCATCAGTGGCCGCAAGGAAAAAGTATACGTGGACAGGCAGATCAAAGCGCTGATGATCAAATGCCAGAATGCCCACCAGCCCGTCCGTGCCTTGAGCGGCGGCAACAAGCAGAAGGTCGTGTTCGGCAAGTGGTGCGCGGACGATGCCGACATCCTGATTCTGGACTGCCCCACCCGCGGCGTGGACATCGGCGTGAAGGCGGCCATGTACCAGCTCATCTATGACATGAAGCAGCAGGGCAAATCCATCATCATGATCAGCGAGGAGCTGCCCGAGCTGATGGGCATGTGCGACCGGCTGCTCATTATGCGCGACGGACAGGTGTCCGGCGAGTTTTTCCGTGAAGATGGCTACGACGACCGTACGCTCATCGAGTACATGATTTAA
- a CDS encoding putative sulfatase (Evidence 3 : Function proposed based on presence of conserved amino acid motif, structural feature or limited homology) — protein sequence MKAIMVMYDSLRRDLLSCNGGPIPTPNFERLAARTVQFDRSYVGSLPCMPARRELHTGRYNFLHRSWGPVEPFDDSMPQILKQHGVYTHLTTDHYHYIEDGGATYHSRYSTWACYRGQETDAWVADLTPSPAEYSPHLIGTKNMNGTLAEMRRRGGWQNDHNRERLHTEADYPMRQTFDNGLDFLDRNGRLDNWFLQIETFDPHEPFNSPEAFEAKYFSPDEPFVPDWPPYAKVDEDEATVEGMRKKYFALTCFCDQQLGRVLDKMDELDLWKDTMLIINTDHGFFLAEHDWWGKGASPNYEELVHTPLFVWDPRCGTAGQRSSALVQTIDLAPTLLDFFGVEVPADMLGRPLGKTVAENTPVREYAMFGYHGGPLGITDGRYTLLRAVADFGVQMYEYTHMPTHMRGLFPVEEMKTATMAAPFSFTKGAPVMKIEARVNPRFARAQEEGEDLLFDLRQDPAQERPLEDEAVKARLLAAAAALLAENDAPAEVYARYGLKRA from the coding sequence ATGAAAGCCATTATGGTAATGTACGACTCGCTGCGGAGGGACTTGCTCTCCTGCAACGGCGGCCCGATCCCCACGCCGAATTTTGAGCGGCTGGCCGCCCGCACGGTCCAATTTGACCGCAGTTACGTAGGCAGCCTGCCCTGTATGCCCGCCCGGCGTGAGCTGCATACGGGGCGGTATAACTTCCTGCACCGCAGCTGGGGCCCGGTGGAGCCCTTTGACGACTCCATGCCCCAGATTCTCAAGCAGCACGGGGTATACACCCATCTCACCACCGACCATTACCACTACATTGAGGACGGCGGCGCAACCTACCATAGCCGCTACAGCACTTGGGCGTGCTACCGCGGGCAGGAGACGGACGCGTGGGTGGCCGACCTGACGCCCAGCCCTGCCGAGTATTCCCCACACCTCATCGGCACCAAAAACATGAACGGTACGCTGGCCGAGATGCGCCGAAGGGGCGGCTGGCAAAACGACCACAACCGGGAGCGCCTGCACACCGAGGCCGACTACCCCATGCGCCAGACTTTTGACAATGGACTTGACTTCCTCGACCGCAACGGCAGGCTTGATAACTGGTTCTTGCAGATCGAGACCTTCGATCCCCATGAGCCCTTCAACTCGCCGGAGGCATTCGAAGCAAAGTATTTCAGCCCCGATGAGCCCTTCGTACCCGACTGGCCCCCCTACGCCAAGGTGGACGAGGATGAGGCCACCGTGGAGGGGATGCGCAAAAAGTATTTTGCCCTAACCTGTTTCTGCGACCAGCAGCTTGGCCGGGTGTTGGACAAGATGGACGAACTGGATCTGTGGAAGGACACGATGCTGATCATAAACACGGACCACGGCTTTTTCCTGGCTGAGCATGACTGGTGGGGCAAGGGTGCCTCTCCCAACTATGAGGAGCTGGTCCACACGCCCCTCTTCGTCTGGGATCCCCGCTGCGGCACGGCGGGCCAGCGGAGCAGCGCTCTGGTGCAGACCATCGATCTTGCGCCCACGCTGCTGGATTTCTTCGGCGTGGAGGTTCCCGCCGATATGCTGGGCAGGCCCCTGGGCAAGACGGTGGCGGAGAATACGCCTGTGCGGGAGTATGCCATGTTCGGGTACCACGGCGGGCCGCTGGGCATCACGGACGGGCGGTATACGCTGCTGCGGGCCGTGGCCGACTTTGGCGTGCAGATGTACGAATACACCCATATGCCCACCCATATGCGCGGCCTTTTCCCTGTGGAGGAGATGAAGACCGCCACCATGGCCGCTCCCTTCAGCTTTACCAAGGGTGCGCCCGTGATGAAGATTGAGGCCCGGGTGAACCCCCGTTTTGCCAGAGCGCAGGAGGAGGGGGAGGACCTGCTGTTCGACCTGCGGCAGGACCCTGCCCAGGAGCGCCCGCTGGAGGACGAGGCGGTCAAGGCCCGTCTGCTGGCTGCTGCTGCCGCCCTGCTGGCGGAGAATGACGCCCCCGCCGAGGTATATGCCCGCTATGGATTGAAAAGAGCCTGA
- a CDS encoding putative amino acid or sugar ABC transport system, permease protein (Evidence 3 : Function proposed based on presence of conserved amino acid motif, structural feature or limited homology): protein MSKWQDFQKKHILLMHALFTIAVPLAVWLVMELLNLAVCGVHTMNSMVDWTTLMRNLLSSFCFALGLNCNLPVGRMDTSTGSQMYLACIIGGNIALSLNLGGVGVLVFSMLLGMVAGGFTGFLFINLRILPMVLGLGLSLVYECISFSVYNQQGLNLFGKPGVAILSNRIFIVVVILVIMAVMTYLFQYSSFGYNRRAIQGSQKLANDAGINIYINALLCYVAAGALVAIAGVFDTAYKSSLVPVLGMNSNSTVFANMFPMAVGVWLSKKSSPVIGILAGSLSVQFLVLGLAKFTNVGMSDYLQTCIKYSVWLVFMIYRMNEDKLQFLRDKRTRVALAKETRAKRVAVAV from the coding sequence ATGAGCAAATGGCAGGATTTTCAGAAAAAGCATATTCTGCTCATGCACGCGCTGTTCACCATTGCGGTACCCCTTGCGGTATGGCTGGTGATGGAGCTGCTGAATCTGGCAGTCTGCGGCGTCCATACGATGAACTCCATGGTGGACTGGACCACCCTCATGCGGAACTTGCTCTCTTCTTTCTGTTTCGCGCTGGGCCTGAACTGCAACCTGCCGGTTGGCCGTATGGACACCTCCACCGGCTCCCAGATGTACTTAGCCTGCATCATCGGCGGCAACATCGCGCTGTCCCTGAATCTGGGCGGTGTAGGCGTACTGGTGTTCAGCATGCTGCTGGGCATGGTGGCCGGCGGTTTTACGGGGTTCTTATTCATCAACCTGCGCATCCTGCCCATGGTGCTGGGTCTGGGTCTCTCGCTGGTGTACGAGTGCATCTCCTTCAGCGTGTACAACCAGCAGGGTCTCAATCTCTTTGGCAAGCCGGGCGTGGCAATCCTCTCCAACCGGATCTTCATCGTTGTGGTGATTTTGGTCATTATGGCTGTGATGACCTATCTGTTCCAGTACAGCTCGTTTGGCTATAACCGCAGAGCCATCCAGGGCAGCCAGAAGCTGGCCAACGACGCGGGCATCAACATCTACATCAACGCCCTGCTGTGCTACGTGGCGGCGGGTGCCCTGGTGGCCATCGCCGGCGTGTTCGACACCGCCTACAAGAGCAGCCTGGTGCCCGTGCTGGGCATGAACTCCAACAGTACGGTCTTTGCCAACATGTTCCCCATGGCCGTGGGCGTGTGGCTGTCCAAAAAGTCGAGCCCCGTCATCGGCATCCTGGCCGGCTCGCTGAGCGTACAATTCTTGGTGCTTGGCCTTGCCAAGTTTACCAACGTGGGTATGAGCGACTACCTGCAGACCTGCATCAAATACAGCGTCTGGCTGGTGTTCATGATCTACCGCATGAACGAGGACAAGCTCCAGTTCCTGCGCGACAAGCGCACCCGCGTGGCACTGGCAAAAGAAACCCGCGCCAAACGCGTCGCGGTGGCTGTTTGA
- a CDS encoding S-layer protein, which translates to MKKNLWKRVTTLALAGALALGTLSGCGGTAAPSGSTAPSGSGSAAPQESSPAPTKQYVIGIAEAQANDEVTTRRAYLENFIAPTYNVKFIFSETLKDDAATKAFIENCVDSGADAIIDFKSMSGQMARLCEENGLVYTMNGDYANAPELLEGDYPMFAGAVGANNVQVGSLFGSWLEEKASADGSEGFLVSTSLASSGNAQHVETAKAILTGLQEKYGLTYEKTIDELVASSETTNVANDKGLTITLYPGSPNKETWLPGVSSLLQSGKYGMFLSSGQTYNQSANVVNEVEQNFGIDIKVASVGALGTTLTTAFNTKDPSGNPSVDLVTVKSVSALTACLFAVTYNALNGGIDTVSRVDGKPAHFKFNMIGVTSPEQLAEMEGWDDRDAGNWIAGKKVVDSMLTTVNPGLTADDINAFMESLSFETIKELMA; encoded by the coding sequence ATGAAAAAGAACCTCTGGAAACGCGTAACTACCCTTGCCCTTGCCGGCGCCCTTGCTCTGGGCACCCTGTCCGGCTGCGGAGGCACTGCCGCTCCGTCCGGCTCCACGGCGCCCTCCGGCTCCGGCTCCGCCGCCCCGCAGGAGAGCTCCCCCGCCCCCACCAAGCAGTATGTCATCGGCATCGCCGAGGCCCAGGCTAACGACGAGGTGACCACCCGCCGCGCCTACCTCGAAAACTTTATCGCGCCCACCTACAATGTGAAGTTTATCTTTTCCGAGACGCTGAAGGACGACGCTGCCACCAAGGCCTTCATTGAGAACTGCGTCGACTCCGGCGCGGACGCCATCATCGACTTCAAGTCCATGTCTGGCCAGATGGCCCGCCTCTGCGAGGAGAACGGCCTTGTCTACACCATGAACGGCGACTACGCGAATGCTCCTGAGCTCCTGGAGGGTGACTATCCTATGTTTGCCGGCGCTGTAGGCGCGAACAACGTTCAGGTAGGTTCTCTGTTTGGCAGCTGGCTGGAGGAGAAAGCCAGCGCCGACGGCAGCGAGGGCTTCCTCGTCTCCACCAGCCTCGCCTCCTCCGGCAATGCCCAGCATGTGGAGACGGCCAAGGCCATCCTCACGGGCCTGCAGGAGAAATATGGCCTGACCTATGAAAAGACCATTGATGAGCTGGTTGCCTCCTCCGAGACCACCAACGTGGCAAACGATAAGGGGCTGACCATCACCCTGTACCCCGGCTCTCCCAACAAGGAGACCTGGCTGCCCGGCGTTTCCTCCCTGCTGCAGAGCGGCAAGTACGGCATGTTCCTCAGCTCCGGCCAGACCTATAACCAGTCCGCCAACGTGGTCAACGAGGTGGAGCAGAACTTTGGCATAGACATCAAGGTCGCCAGCGTGGGCGCTCTGGGCACCACTCTGACCACCGCGTTCAACACGAAGGACCCCAGCGGGAACCCCAGCGTTGACTTAGTCACCGTGAAGTCCGTCTCAGCCCTGACCGCCTGCCTGTTTGCCGTCACCTATAACGCGCTGAACGGTGGCATCGACACTGTCAGCCGCGTGGATGGCAAGCCTGCCCACTTTAAGTTCAACATGATCGGCGTCACCAGCCCCGAGCAGCTGGCCGAGATGGAGGGCTGGGATGACCGCGACGCCGGCAACTGGATTGCGGGCAAGAAGGTCGTGGACTCCATGCTGACCACCGTGAATCCCGGCCTGACCGCCGACGATATCAACGCTTTTATGGAATCCCTGAGCTTTGAGACCATCAAGGAACTGATGGCCTGA
- a CDS encoding exported hypothetical protein (Evidence 5 : No homology to any previously reported sequences), protein MDIWSALLPLLCLLSGGGVIAALLVYRGRRQKPDRKELPTDPLADLFIDREE, encoded by the coding sequence ATGGACATATGGAGCGCACTGCTGCCGCTGCTGTGTCTGCTGAGCGGAGGCGGCGTGATCGCGGCGCTGCTCGTATACCGGGGCAGACGGCAGAAACCCGATAGGAAGGAACTCCCCACGGACCCGCTGGCCGATCTCTTTATCGACCGGGAAGAGTAA
- the nag gene encoding Beta-N-acetylglucosaminidase/beta-glucosidase: MIDLKARPFYLDDEAITWVKDTLAGMTLEEKTGQLFCVLFKEGKPQEIEYVYSILSPGGCMYRVIPTACAIDATEEVRRRSAIPMLIAANLEKGGNGIVEEGTLVGSPMEIAATDDAEMAEKMAEACTREAGAVGANWAFAPIIDIDSNFRNPITNTRTFGSDPDRVARMGKAYVKRAQSLGFAASIKHFPGDGQDERDQHLVTSINDMDCETWMSTYGAAYRAGIEAGALTAMVGHIMQPAWTRRLNTGIKDEDIMPATLSAELMQGLLRGEMGFNGLICTDATTMAGYTLAMSRRRAVPESIARGADMFLFARNLEEDYGFMLDGVRNGVITSPRLDEAVTRILATKAALGLHKGQKPLDKAEAAKIVGCAQHQFWAEECADKAITMVKEQPGVLPITPQRYKRILFYTIEPPAGGEGNYKVKAACAKVRDMLVAEGFVVDDFVPQPYGEGFTTRYEDVVKQYDLILYVANLSTKSNQTVVRIEWKQPMGADCGHYVNDVPTVFVSLENPYHLLDFPRVKTYINCYSNNDHCLRQLVEKLVGRSAFKGTSPVDAFCGKWDAHL; the protein is encoded by the coding sequence ATGATCGATTTGAAGGCAAGGCCGTTTTATCTGGACGATGAGGCCATTACCTGGGTAAAGGATACGCTGGCCGGCATGACGTTGGAGGAAAAGACCGGGCAGCTGTTCTGCGTGCTGTTTAAAGAGGGGAAGCCGCAGGAGATCGAATATGTATACAGCATCCTCTCTCCGGGCGGGTGCATGTACCGGGTAATCCCTACGGCCTGCGCCATCGACGCCACCGAGGAGGTGCGCCGCCGCAGCGCGATCCCTATGTTAATTGCGGCCAACCTGGAGAAAGGCGGCAACGGCATTGTGGAGGAGGGCACGTTGGTCGGCTCACCCATGGAGATCGCCGCCACGGACGACGCGGAGATGGCCGAAAAGATGGCCGAGGCCTGCACCCGTGAGGCGGGAGCCGTGGGCGCAAACTGGGCGTTCGCTCCGATTATCGACATCGATTCCAATTTCCGTAATCCCATTACCAACACCCGTACCTTTGGCAGCGACCCGGATCGCGTGGCGCGCATGGGCAAGGCGTATGTGAAACGGGCGCAGAGCCTTGGCTTTGCCGCCTCCATCAAGCATTTTCCCGGCGACGGGCAGGACGAACGGGACCAGCACCTGGTGACCTCCATCAACGATATGGACTGTGAGACCTGGATGAGCACCTACGGCGCGGCCTACCGGGCAGGCATAGAGGCTGGGGCCCTGACGGCCATGGTGGGGCACATCATGCAGCCGGCGTGGACCCGCCGCCTGAACACCGGTATCAAGGACGAGGATATCATGCCCGCCACCCTCAGCGCTGAGCTGATGCAGGGGCTCCTTCGGGGTGAAATGGGCTTTAACGGACTGATCTGCACCGATGCTACCACCATGGCGGGCTATACGCTGGCTATGAGCCGCCGCCGCGCGGTACCCGAGAGCATTGCCCGGGGCGCGGATATGTTCCTTTTCGCGCGCAATCTGGAGGAGGACTACGGCTTTATGCTGGACGGCGTCCGCAATGGTGTCATCACTTCCCCGCGGCTGGACGAGGCCGTTACCCGCATCCTGGCCACCAAGGCGGCACTTGGATTGCATAAGGGGCAAAAGCCGCTGGACAAGGCAGAGGCTGCGAAGATCGTAGGCTGCGCCCAGCACCAGTTCTGGGCCGAGGAGTGCGCCGACAAGGCGATCACCATGGTGAAGGAGCAGCCCGGCGTGCTGCCCATCACGCCGCAGCGCTATAAGCGTATCCTCTTTTATACCATCGAGCCCCCCGCGGGCGGCGAAGGCAACTACAAGGTCAAGGCCGCCTGCGCGAAAGTGCGGGATATGCTGGTGGCTGAGGGCTTCGTCGTGGACGACTTCGTCCCCCAGCCGTATGGCGAGGGCTTTACCACCCGGTATGAGGACGTTGTAAAGCAATATGACTTGATCCTCTATGTGGCGAACCTGTCCACCAAGAGCAACCAGACCGTGGTGCGCATCGAGTGGAAACAGCCCATGGGCGCCGACTGCGGCCACTACGTTAACGACGTGCCCACGGTGTTCGTCTCCTTGGAAAACCCCTACCATCTGCTGGATTTCCCCCGGGTAAAGACGTACATTAACTGCTACAGCAACAACGACCACTGTCTGCGTCAGCTTGTGGAAAAGCTGGTGGGCCGCAGTGCCTTCAAGGGCACAAGTCCTGTGGACGCCTTCTGCGGCAAATGGGACGCCCATCTGTAA
- a CDS encoding putative ABC transporter, permease protein (Evidence 3 : Function proposed based on presence of conserved amino acid motif, structural feature or limited homology), which translates to MTAATSTKSNSKELHLSLKERIEVVRSNRWFLMVFPFVMLALIIVIFGSATQGRFFQPRVLNSILSQAIIIGTCATGVAFIYSNGNLDISIGAVLGLAATLGVMVYGATGSVVQMIVVSVLAALALMAFNCTLSVVCHIKTITVAIVVTQIYGAISTLLIGGGGKLEISYDAAAALEDGGFRYIAFFAYFIFCVVIYHRTKVGRELRFLGGNENCAQQTGMSNAKATYISFLMTGLGVGLAAVFSVIDVAAVSVETGSGLGMDVMLATVLGGMSIFGGSRSNAYAGLIGALTVAALNKGLLMVGVSSALIQGIRGVIFLALVYLNSERQSLLPSRVQF; encoded by the coding sequence ATGACAGCAGCAACCTCCACAAAATCGAACAGCAAGGAGCTGCACCTGAGTCTAAAGGAGCGCATCGAAGTTGTCCGCTCGAACCGCTGGTTCCTGATGGTGTTCCCCTTTGTGATGCTGGCGCTCATCATCGTGATTTTCGGCAGCGCCACACAGGGGCGTTTCTTCCAGCCCCGCGTACTTAACAGCATACTCAGCCAGGCAATCATCATCGGCACCTGCGCCACGGGCGTAGCCTTTATCTACTCCAACGGAAACCTCGACATCTCCATCGGTGCCGTGCTGGGGCTGGCCGCCACGCTGGGCGTGATGGTGTATGGCGCTACTGGCTCCGTTGTACAGATGATCGTGGTGAGCGTGCTGGCCGCGCTGGCGCTGATGGCCTTCAACTGTACCCTGAGCGTGGTGTGCCACATCAAGACCATCACCGTCGCCATCGTGGTCACGCAGATATATGGCGCGATCAGCACCCTGCTGATCGGCGGCGGAGGTAAGCTGGAGATCAGCTATGACGCCGCGGCGGCTCTGGAGGACGGGGGATTCCGCTACATCGCCTTCTTCGCGTATTTTATCTTCTGCGTAGTCATCTACCATCGCACCAAAGTGGGGCGCGAGCTGCGTTTTCTGGGCGGCAACGAAAACTGCGCCCAGCAGACCGGCATGAGTAACGCAAAGGCCACGTACATCAGCTTTCTGATGACGGGTCTGGGCGTGGGCCTGGCGGCTGTGTTCAGCGTGATCGACGTCGCCGCCGTGAGTGTGGAGACCGGCAGCGGTCTGGGCATGGATGTGATGCTGGCCACGGTGCTGGGCGGTATGTCCATCTTCGGCGGCTCCCGCTCCAACGCCTACGCGGGCCTCATCGGCGCGCTGACCGTGGCCGCGCTGAACAAGGGCCTGCTGATGGTGGGTGTCTCGTCTGCCCTGATTCAGGGTATTCGCGGCGTCATCTTCCTGGCGCTGGTATACCTCAACAGCGAGCGTCAGAGCCTGCTGCCCTCCCGCGTACAGTTCTGA